The Vicia villosa cultivar HV-30 ecotype Madison, WI linkage group LG1, Vvil1.0, whole genome shotgun sequence genome includes a region encoding these proteins:
- the LOC131595934 gene encoding uncharacterized mitochondrial protein AtMg01250-like: MGFGQQWMKWMEVGVFNSNLSVLVNGSPSSEFKAERGLRQGDPLSPFLFTIVAEGLAGLMRRSTERGVFTGFKINEEISYDLLQFEDDTVLVGVGSWGNLWAIKVILRAFEMVSGLRVNMWKSKLYGVGLDQYFLEAVSCFLCCKLDKIPFKFLGVTVGGNPRSVSFWNLIMENLRAKLSPWIGRILSIGGRVTLINSVITNC; encoded by the coding sequence ATGGGATTTGGCCAGcaatggatgaaatggatggaggtAGGTGTATTCAATAGTAATCTATCAGTGTTGGTAAATGGGAGTCCCTCAAGTGAATTCAAAGCTGAGCGGGGTTTAAGGCAAGGTGACCCTTTGTCACCGTTTCTATTTACAATTGTGGCGGAAGGACTTGCAGGATTGATGAGGAGGTCGACCGAGAGAGGTGTGTTTACGGGATTCAAAATCAATGAGGAAATATCGTATGATCTACTACAATTTGAAGACGATACTGTTTTAGTGGGTGTTGGTTCGTGGGGAAATTTATGGGCAATAAAGGTAATTCTTAGAGCCTTCGAGATGGTTTCGGGATTAAGAGTTAACATGTGGAAAAGTAAGCTTTATGGAGTTGGTTTGGATCAATACTTTCTTGAGGCTGTAAGTTGCTTTCTCTGTTGCAAATTAGACAAGATTCCTTTTAAGTTCCTTGGGGTAACAGTTGGTGGCAATCCGAGAAGTGTGAGCTTTTGGAATCTGATAATGGAAAATTTGAGGGCAAAGTTATCTCCTTGGATTGGGAGAATTCTTTCCATAGGGGGAAGAGTGACATTAATCAATTCTGTGATCactaactgttag